Proteins from a genomic interval of Ovis aries strain OAR_USU_Benz2616 breed Rambouillet chromosome 25, ARS-UI_Ramb_v3.0, whole genome shotgun sequence:
- the LOC114110808 gene encoding inactive ubiquitin carboxyl-terminal hydrolase 54-like: MSWKRNYFSGGRGSVQGMFAPRSSTSIAPSKGLSNEPGQNSCFLNSALQVLWHLDIFRRSFRQLTTHKCMGDSCIFCALKGIFNQFQCSSEKVLPSDTLRSALAKTFQDEQRFQLGIMDDAAECFENLLMRIHFHIADETKEDICTAQHCISHQKFAMTLFEQCVCTSCGATSDPLPFIQMVHYISTTSLCNQAICMLERREKPSPSMFGELLQNASTMGDLRNCPSNCGERIRIRRVLMNAPQIITIGLVWDSDHSDLAEDVIHSLGTCLKLGDLFFRVTDDRAKQSELYLVGMICYYGKHYSMFFFQTKIRKWMYFDDAHVKEIGPKWKDVVTKCIKGHYQPLLLLYADPQGTPVSTQDLPPQVEFQSYSRTCYDSEDSGHLTDSECNQKLPSKKGSLIERKRSSGRVRRKGDEPQASGYHSEGETLKEKQAPRNASKSSSSTNRLRDFKETVSNMIHSRPSLASQTTLGPSCAGKGGEQTDKKPPRSLPLHSRDWEVESTSSESKSSSSSKYRPTWRPKRESLNIDSIFSKDKRKHSGYTQLSPFSEDSAKEFTPDESSKPPACDVKTGGPSPQYKIWGPARPGCHLLEQHPRLIQRMESGYESSERNSSSPVSLDAALPESSSVCRDPSAKRSAGLAPSWRHIPKSHSSSILEADSAVSRSGWMKNQPLSGGEISSKTELDELQEEVARRAQEQELRRKREKELEAAKGFNPHPSRFMDLDELQNQGRSDGFERSLQEADSVFEESLHLEQKGDCAAALALCNEAISKLRLALHGASSSTHSRALVDKKLQISIRKARSLQDRMQQQQSSQPPSQPSTCLPSQGGALPQPTSEQPILLQVLLSQEAPLEPYTNTEFGASTFIYSPASCHEPHSPLFPESSALSAPQHNSPSGSASNLLTSVEVDSIDPSVFHRQGLPKTPGRTEKNSHHGWESEDELQSCRGDNSSGTRFPQQEGRDTDPEQLFQEQRDPADSSQVMPWPQPNGIIATSERGDVRSLGCGPSNSAAQPSLSLYRACHPVKPAPSSSVLHSSNTVQKTNQCLQTPNLKTPLISNMDRGSEEPSMPEFPTTKGLVRSLAEQFQRMHGASTRDGTGAQDRSLPNSLRKDSPPSDCKPPFPQGQGKGHWSWAKQQPCLDSRNKLPSWEEPANHPPLAMNSGPPNGEASRGGQPRLVESERKHIILHPHWNQDTEQETSELESLYQASLQVSQSGCSGCGQQEVAWNPLSQTGSADGVGRRLHSAPGLGLSKTPTAEMEHSLHEANAVSASQAAPCQGPSRECGEDDQYGAENFRRISRSLSGTVVSEREEVPVSSHSFDSSSVRKKPLETRHRCSSSSSLPVIHDPPVFLLGPQLYPPQPQFLSPDVLMPSMAGEPHRPPGTSRSVQQFLAMCDRGETSEGVKYAGRTLNYRSLPHRSRTDASRGPWSEANQHIGARFLTTPGCKRQLTHTATLPERQQDLQVPHAQSWGDLFHSPSHRPVVHPVSPPPSSLCVPLRSAWNSGPVPGFRAPGPRRVDMPPDDDWRQSSYALPSRHRRTGREEFLFVLADAPGREQVRARALQHSRW, translated from the exons ATGTCTtggaagagaaattatttttcagggGGCCGTGGTAGTGTCCAGGGGATGTTTGCGCCTCGAAGCTCAACCTCCATAGCTCCCAGCAAAGGCCTCAGCAATGAGCCAGGACAAAACAGCTGCTTCCTCAACAGTGCCTTGCAGGTTTTATGGCACCTGGACATCTTCCGACGTAGCTTTAGGCAGCTTACAACTCACAAATGCATGGGAGATTCCTGCATCTTTTGTGCTCTCAAGGGAATCTTTAACCAGTTTCAGTGCAGTAGTGAAAAAGTGCTTCCATCTGACACTCTCCGCAGTGCCCTGGCAAAGACTTTTCAGGATGAACAGCGTTTCCAGCTGGGAATTATGGATGATGCCGCGGAGTGCTTTGAAAACCTCCTGATGAGAATTCACTTCCACATTGCTGATGAAACCAAAGAGGACATATGTACTGCCCAGCACTGCATCTCCCACCAGAAGTTTGCGATGACACTGTTTGAGCAGTGTGTATGTACCAGCTGTGGCGCCACTTCTGACCCGCTGCCTTTCATCCAGATGGTGCATTATATCTCCACTACTTCCCTTTGCAATCAGGCTATTTGTATGCTGGAAAGACGAGAAAAACCCTCACCAAGCATGTTTGGTGAGCTGCTGCAGAATGCCAGCACCATGGGTGATCTGCGGAACTGCCCGAGCAACTGTGGAGAAAGGATTCGGATTCGCCGTGTGTTGATGAACGCACCACAGATTATCACAATTGGGCTGGTATGGGACTCGGACCACTCAGACTTGGCAGAGGATGTCATTCACAGCCTGGGCACCTGCCTTAAGCTGGGTGATCTGTTTTTCAGAGTGACAGATGACCGGGCCAAGCAGTCTGAACTGTACTTAGTAGGAATGATCTGTTACTACGGCAAACATTACTCTATGTTCTTTTTCCAAACAAAAATCCGCAAATGGATGTATTTTGATGATGCTCATGTCAAGGAGATTGGGCCCAAGTGGAAGGATGTGGTGACCAAATGCATCAAGGGGCATTATCAGCCTTTGCTGCTGCTTTATGCGGATCCCCAGGGTACCCCAGTGTCCACCCAGGACCTGCCCCCCCAAGTTGAGTTCCAGTCATACAGCAGGACATGCTACGATAGTGAAGATTCAGGACACCTGACTGACAGTGAATGTAATCAGAAACTCCCATCTAAGAAAGGGTCATTGATAGAGCGCAAGAGGAGCTCTGGCCGGGTCAGGAGGAAAGGCGATGAGCCTCAGGCCTCAGGGTACCACAGTGAAGGAGAAACACTGAAAGAGAAGCAGGCTCCTAGGAATGCCTCCAAATCATCCAGCAGCACCAACAGGCTAAGGGATTTTAAAGAGACAGTCAGCAATATGATCCATAGCAGACCATCCCTGGCTTCTCAGACCACCCTAGGACCTTCTTgtgcagggaagggaggagaacaGACCGACAAAAAACCTCCTCGGAGCCTGCCTTTACACTCTCGTGACTGGGAAGTAGAGAGTACCAGCAGCGAGTCAAAATCCAGTTCTTCTAGCAAATACCGTCCAACATGGAGACCCAAACGAGAGTCTCTGAATATTGACAGTATCTTTAGTAAGGACAAAAGGAAGCACAGTGGCTATACCCAGCTTAGCCCGTTTTCTGAAGATTCAGCAAAAGAATTTACACCAGATGAGTCAAGCAAGCCACCTGCCTGTGACGTTAAAACTGGTGGACCAAGCCCCCAGTACAAGATCTGGGGCCCAGCACGGCCAGGCTGTCACCTTTTAGAGCAACACCCTCGCCTAATCCAGCGAATGGAATCTGGCTATGAGAGCAGTGAGAGGAACAGCAGCAGCCCCGTCAGCCTGGATGCAGCCCTGCCTGAGAGCTCAAGTGTCTGCAGGGATCCAAGTGCTAAGAGGTCAGCAGGGTTGGCCCCTTCCTGGCGTCACATCCCTAAGTCTCACAGTAGCAGCATCCTGGAGGCAGACTCCGCTGTGTCCAGGAGTGGCTGGATGAAGAACCAGCCCCTTTCAGGTGGGGAGatatcttccaaaactgaactggATGAATTGCAGGAAGAAGTGGCCAGAAGGGCACAGGAACAGGAACTTCGAAGGAAACGAGAGAAGGAATTAGAGGCAGCTAAAGGGTTTAACCCTCATCCCAGCCGCTTCATGGACTTGGATGAACTGCAGAATCAGGGGAGGAGTGACGGCTTTGAGAGGTCCCTGCAAGAGGCAGATTCAGTGTTTGAAGAGTCGCTGCATCTGGAGCAGAAGGGAGACTGTGCTGCCGCTTTGGCTCTCTGTAACGAAGCTATCTCTAAACTAAGACTTGCCCTGCATGGTGCCAGCTCTAGCACGCACAGCAGAGCCCTAGTCGATAAGAAGTTGCAAATCAGTATTCGAAAAGCACGGAGCCTGCAGGATCGcatgcagcagcagcaatcatctCAGCCGCCGTCGCAGCCCTCAACCTGCCTCCCCTCGCAGGGAGGAGCCCTCCCTCAGCCAACAAGTGAACAGCCTATCCTGCTCCAAGTATTGTTAAGCCAGGAGGCCCCGCTGGAACCCTACACGAATACAGAGTTTGGGGCCAGTACTTTCATTTACTCACCTGCTTCCTGCCATGAGCCACACTCGCCATTATTCCCAGAGTCATCCGCCCTGTCTGCTCCACAGCACAATTCCCCCAGCGGGTCTGCCTCGAACCTTCTTACTTCTGTGGAGGTGGACAGTATTGACCCCTCTGTGTTCCACAGGCAGGGCTTACCTAAAACACCAGGGAGAACTGAGAAGAATTCTCATCATGGTTGGGAATCAGAGGATGAGCTGCAAAGCTGCAGGGGTGACAATAGCAGCGGGACCCGGTTCCCCCAACAAGAAGGAAGAGACACCGATCCAGAACAGCTATTCCAAGAACAGAGGGATCCTGCTGACTCATCCCAGGTGATGCCTTGGCCACAGCCAAATGGAATAATAGCCACCTCTGAGAGAGGAGATGTACGCAGTCTAGGCTGTGGTCCTTCAAATTCAGCAGCTCAGCCTAGCCTTTCTCTGTACAGGGCCTGCCACCCTGTAAAACCTGCTCCTTCTTCATCTGTGCTTCACTCTTCTAATACtgtacagaaaactaaccaatgcCTCCAAACCCCAAACCTCAAAACTCCATTGATTTCAAATATGGACCGAGGCAGCGAGGAGCCCTCTATGCCAGAGTTTCCTACCACCAAGGGGCTTGTCCGCTCTTTGGCAGAGCAGTTCCAGAGGATGCACGGAGcctccaccagggatggaacaggtGCCCAGGATAGAAGTTTGCCAAATAGTCTAAGGAAGGACTCTCCACCTTCTGACTGTAAGCCTCCTTTCCCACAGGGTCAAGGGAAAGGCCACTGGTCTTGGGCAAAACAACAACCCTGTTTGGATAGTAGGAACAAACTGCCTTCCTGGGAAGAGCCTGCTAATCATCCTCCTCTTGCCATGAACTCTGGGCCGCCTAACGGTGAAGCTTCTAGGGGAGGACAGCCCAGATTGGTAGAGTCAG AAAGAAAGCACATCATTTTGCATCCACATTGGAACCAGGACACAGAGCAGGAGACCTCAGAATTGGAGTCTCTCTACCAAGCCAGTCTTCAGGTTTCTCAATCTGGCTGTTCTGGATGTGGGCAGCAGGAAGTAGCCTGGAACCCGCTGAGCCAAACAGGCTCTGCAGATGGTGTAGGGAGGAGGTTGCACTCAGCCCCTGGCCTTGGTCTCTCAAAGACCCCAACAGCAGAAATGGAGCACAGTCTCCATGAAGCCAACGCAGTATCTGCTTCTCAGGCCGCACCTTGCCAAGGCCCCAGCAGGGAGTGTGGGGAGGATGATCAGTATGGTGCAGAGAACTTTCGGCGCATCTCACGCAGTCTCAGTGGCACCGTTGTCTCAGAGAGGGAGGAGGTCCCAGTCTCTTCCCACAGTTTTGATTCATCAAGCGTGAGGAAAAAGCCTTTGGAAACCCGGCATCGTTGTTCcagctcctcttccctccctgtcaTCCATGACCCTCCTGTATTTCTCCTTGGTCCCCAACTCTACCCACCCCAACCACAGTTCCTGTCCCCAGATGTCTTGATGCCCAGCATGGCAGGGGAGCCCCATAGACCCCCAGGAACTTCGAGGAGTGTCCAGCAGTTTCTGGCTATGTGTGACAGGGGTGAAACTTCCGAAGGGGTCAAGTACGCAGGAAGGACTTTGAACTACCGGAGTCTCCCCCATCGTTCCAGAACAGATGCCTCCCGGGGACCATGGTCAGAGGCCAACCAGCATATTGGGGCCAGATTCCTGACTACTCCAGGGTGCAAGCGTCAGCTAACCCACACTGCCACACTACCAGAAAGACAGCAGGACCTTCAGGTTCCTCATGCTCAGTCCTGGGGGGATCTTTTCCATTCACCCTCCCACCGTCCTGTTGTTCACCCTGTGTCGCCGCCACCAAGCAGTCTTTGTGTACCCCTGAGGTCAGCTTGGAATTCAGGTCCTGTTCCAGGATTTCGAGCCCCTGGTCCTCGAAGAGTAGACATGCCCCCAGATGATGACTGGAGGCAAAGCAGTTATGCCCTGCCGTCTAGGCACAGGAGGACAGGGAGAGAGGAGTTTCTGTTTGTCCTAGCAGATGCCCCTGGCAGAGAACAGGTCAGGGCTAGAGCCCTGCAGCACAGTAGGTGGTAA